One genomic window of Halobellus limi includes the following:
- a CDS encoding ZIP family metal transporter translates to MVAFPAEFYWIAAFAIVAALVNSAGIIAIFRHREWAERSLPYLMCFAAGILIATPLIHAVPNAVENNADAGFTALAGFLFMYLSNQVIKRRTGEETLAFGVTAAEGIGVHSLIDGVVYTVTFNISLLTGVLAGTGLVVHEFAEGVITYLVLLRGDVTERTAATYAFFIATLTTPIGAFVAYPLVGGLGQSDLGLLLGSVSGVLIYISAAHLLPEAQSYEKEHSMLALLAGVGLALFIVFARTM, encoded by the coding sequence ATGGTAGCGTTTCCGGCGGAGTTCTACTGGATTGCAGCGTTTGCCATTGTCGCGGCGCTGGTAAACAGTGCAGGAATCATCGCTATATTTCGACACCGGGAGTGGGCGGAACGATCGCTTCCGTATCTTATGTGCTTTGCTGCGGGAATTCTTATCGCGACGCCGTTGATTCACGCCGTCCCGAACGCGGTCGAGAACAACGCCGACGCGGGCTTTACCGCCTTGGCTGGTTTCCTCTTTATGTATCTCTCCAACCAAGTGATCAAACGTCGAACCGGAGAGGAGACACTCGCGTTTGGGGTGACGGCAGCGGAGGGCATCGGGGTCCACTCGCTGATCGACGGCGTCGTCTACACCGTCACGTTCAACATCTCGCTGCTGACCGGCGTTCTGGCTGGAACCGGACTGGTCGTCCACGAATTCGCCGAGGGAGTCATCACGTATCTCGTCTTATTGAGGGGGGACGTGACGGAACGAACGGCGGCAACGTACGCGTTTTTCATCGCGACATTGACGACACCGATCGGCGCCTTCGTCGCCTATCCTCTAGTGGGTGGGTTGGGACAAAGCGATCTGGGCCTCTTGCTTGGATCCGTCTCGGGCGTGCTGATCTATATTTCCGCAGCCCATCTGCTTCCCGAAGCACAGTCCTACGAGAAGGAACATTCGATGCTCGCCCTCCTGGCCGGTGTCGGCCTGGCGTTGTTTATCGTATTCGCGCGGACAATGTGA
- a CDS encoding class I SAM-dependent methyltransferase, whose translation MPKTEPFEKHTERYEGWFEEHEAAYQSELEALRRLVPTTGYGIEVGVGSARFAAPLGVQVGIDPSEEMLEHARERGVEVVGGVAESLPFKDGTFDTALIVTTICFVDDVPQTLAEVARVLRPDGALVIGYIDKDSPVGKIYQETKAQNPFYREAVFVSTEELVDALETAGFSDFEFVQTIYHWPGEIEGPEPIESGYGDGSFVGIKATR comes from the coding sequence ATGCCGAAGACGGAGCCGTTCGAGAAACACACAGAGCGGTACGAAGGATGGTTCGAGGAACACGAGGCCGCCTACCAGTCCGAACTGGAGGCACTCCGACGGCTCGTTCCGACGACGGGGTACGGGATCGAGGTCGGCGTCGGAAGCGCTCGATTCGCCGCGCCGCTCGGAGTGCAGGTCGGCATCGACCCCTCAGAAGAGATGCTCGAACACGCCCGTGAGCGAGGGGTCGAGGTGGTCGGGGGCGTCGCCGAGTCTCTCCCATTCAAAGACGGGACGTTCGATACCGCGTTGATCGTGACGACGATCTGCTTCGTCGACGACGTTCCGCAGACGCTGGCCGAGGTCGCGCGCGTCCTCAGACCGGACGGGGCGCTCGTGATCGGATACATCGACAAGGACAGTCCCGTTGGAAAGATCTATCAGGAAACGAAGGCTCAGAACCCGTTCTACCGGGAGGCCGTCTTCGTCTCGACCGAGGAGCTCGTCGACGCGCTCGAAACCGCGGGGTTCTCCGACTTCGAGTTCGTCCAGACCATCTACCACTGGCCCGGCGAGATCGAAGGGCCCGAACCGATCGAATCGGGATACGGAGACGGCTCCTTCGTGGGTATCAAAGCGACTCGGTAG
- a CDS encoding acyl-CoA thioesterase, with the protein MIPLEDTYIENRVLVQPNDTNNNDTAHGGNVMKWMDEVGAMSAMRFAGETVVTAQMEGVDFHRPIPRGNTALIKSYVYDAGTTSVSVYLRVFSEDPLSGDTELTTESHFVYVAIDEDNSPTPVPDLDVSSERAVELRDAANGEHD; encoded by the coding sequence ATGATTCCGCTGGAAGACACGTACATCGAGAACCGGGTTCTCGTGCAACCGAACGACACCAACAACAACGACACCGCCCACGGCGGCAACGTGATGAAGTGGATGGACGAGGTCGGCGCGATGTCGGCGATGCGCTTCGCCGGCGAGACGGTCGTCACCGCCCAGATGGAGGGCGTCGACTTCCACCGCCCCATCCCGCGCGGGAACACCGCGCTCATCAAGTCGTACGTCTACGACGCCGGCACGACGAGCGTCAGCGTCTACCTCCGCGTGTTCAGCGAGGACCCGCTCTCGGGCGACACCGAACTCACGACCGAGTCGCACTTCGTCTACGTCGCCATCGACGAGGACAACTCCCCGACGCCCGTCCCCGACCTCGACGTCTCCTCCGAACGGGCGGTCGAACTGCGCGACGCCGCCAACGGCGAACACGATTGA
- a CDS encoding TrmB family transcriptional regulator codes for MEDVSNQDKSIELLQQLGLKEYEAKSFVALARRQRGTAKDISETSEVPRTRVYDAIRVLESKGLVETQHSNPQVFRAVPIDEAVNTLQTEYVERAQALRGALSGLEPTDERESTEATHEVWSISGDQGITSRARQLIEGATEELILVVGHESIFTDQLAEQLQSAQERDVNVIIGTVDEDLQATIQDALPGVEVFVSGLDWLSRSPLPDDDTEISRLLLADREAILVSSFTETRADGREHEQGVFGRGFDNGLVAITRRLMATGLLSVNDPETEAT; via the coding sequence ATGGAAGACGTGTCAAATCAAGATAAATCGATCGAACTGCTCCAGCAACTCGGGCTCAAGGAGTACGAAGCGAAGTCGTTCGTCGCGCTCGCGCGCCGACAGCGCGGGACGGCCAAGGACATCAGCGAGACCTCGGAGGTTCCCCGGACGCGAGTGTACGACGCGATTCGCGTGTTGGAATCGAAGGGGCTCGTCGAGACCCAGCACTCGAATCCACAGGTGTTTCGTGCCGTCCCGATCGACGAGGCCGTCAATACACTCCAGACGGAGTACGTCGAACGAGCGCAAGCACTTCGAGGCGCCCTGAGCGGGCTCGAACCGACCGACGAGAGAGAATCAACAGAGGCCACCCACGAGGTGTGGTCCATCTCCGGCGATCAGGGCATTACGAGCCGGGCGCGGCAGTTGATCGAGGGAGCGACAGAGGAGTTGATCCTCGTGGTCGGCCACGAGAGTATTTTCACCGACCAGCTGGCCGAACAGCTGCAGTCGGCTCAGGAACGCGATGTGAACGTCATCATTGGGACGGTCGATGAAGACCTCCAGGCCACCATTCAAGATGCCCTGCCTGGTGTCGAAGTGTTCGTCTCAGGATTGGACTGGCTGAGCCGGTCGCCGCTTCCAGATGACGATACCGAAATCAGTCGGCTGTTACTGGCCGACCGTGAGGCGATCCTAGTAAGTTCGTTCACCGAAACGAGGGCAGACGGGCGTGAGCACGAACAAGGCGTCTTTGGCCGCGGATTCGACAACGGGCTGGTCGCGATCACTCGGCGGCTGATGGCGACCGGATTGCTGTCTGTGAACGATCCCGAAACTGAGGCGACTTGA
- a CDS encoding DUF6789 family protein has protein sequence MDPVRSSLGGGIAATAALLVFLLVADLLLAGTNLFVFATFTSLCAVGGAPYCELGSPTATFLTFIWFGLLYAVAWPLLFAGFTWGLPGETGLTHGAVYGLILWAGYVVAVLYGISIEGQTLGDNLPMVVVTLLAYLVYGVVLGAGYDYLAEHRTFLSERQPT, from the coding sequence ATGGATCCAGTACGAAGTAGCCTCGGCGGTGGGATCGCAGCAACCGCCGCGTTATTGGTGTTTCTCCTGGTTGCGGATCTCCTCCTCGCCGGAACCAACCTCTTCGTATTCGCCACCTTCACGAGCCTGTGCGCGGTCGGTGGAGCGCCCTACTGTGAACTCGGAAGCCCGACTGCGACGTTTCTGACGTTCATCTGGTTTGGGCTTCTGTACGCCGTCGCCTGGCCACTCCTCTTCGCGGGGTTCACGTGGGGACTCCCCGGCGAAACGGGGCTGACTCACGGGGCAGTGTATGGCCTCATCCTCTGGGCGGGGTACGTCGTCGCCGTACTCTACGGGATCAGCATCGAAGGCCAGACGCTCGGCGATAATCTCCCGATGGTGGTCGTAACGCTCCTCGCGTACCTGGTCTACGGGGTCGTGCTCGGAGCGGGGTACGATTACCTCGCTGAACACCGGACCTTCCTCAGCGAGAGACAGCCCACCTAG
- a CDS encoding methionine adenosyltransferase yields MAEPSFTIRHLDRNPITARTTEFVERKGIGHPDSICDGIAEAVSRHLSRYYLDEFGQILHHNTDKVQLVAGTTVPDFGGGEITDPIYVLIGGRATRSVDGRRIPIDEIAIGAAREYVDEHFSELSGDMVEFESRIGETSVDLKSLFDSPAASLANDTSVGIGYAPLSETDRIINGLEPELRERLPAVGEDIKLMGWRTDDELRITVAAAVISRNVADVDEYVEVKERIVELATRYANRHTERTVHVDVNAADDVESGVVYLTETGLSAEMGDDGNVGRGNRVNGVITPHRPMTLEASAGKNPVSHVGKLYNLVATNAAERIHRELGAEHTEVKLLSQIGQPVTRPLAVDIDTTVRDDDEVRHIVTDELEDVESLTRDLVDGETTVF; encoded by the coding sequence ATGGCCGAACCCTCGTTCACCATTCGTCACCTCGACCGGAACCCGATCACCGCCCGGACGACGGAGTTCGTCGAACGGAAGGGAATCGGCCACCCGGACTCGATCTGTGACGGCATCGCGGAAGCCGTCTCGCGGCATCTCTCGCGGTACTACCTCGACGAATTCGGGCAGATCCTTCACCACAACACCGACAAGGTTCAGCTCGTTGCGGGAACGACGGTCCCGGACTTCGGCGGCGGTGAGATCACCGATCCGATCTACGTGCTGATCGGCGGTCGAGCGACCCGATCCGTCGATGGGCGACGTATCCCGATCGACGAAATTGCGATCGGCGCGGCGAGAGAGTACGTCGACGAGCACTTTTCGGAATTGAGTGGCGATATGGTCGAGTTCGAGTCGCGTATCGGCGAAACGTCGGTCGATCTGAAATCACTGTTCGACTCACCGGCGGCCTCGCTGGCGAACGACACCAGCGTCGGGATCGGCTACGCCCCGCTCTCGGAAACCGATCGAATCATCAACGGTCTCGAGCCGGAACTCCGTGAGCGGCTCCCCGCCGTCGGCGAAGATATCAAGTTGATGGGGTGGCGGACGGACGACGAACTCAGAATCACCGTCGCGGCCGCCGTCATTTCTCGAAACGTCGCAGACGTCGACGAGTACGTGGAGGTGAAAGAGCGGATTGTGGAACTCGCCACTCGGTACGCGAACCGGCATACCGAGCGAACCGTCCACGTCGACGTGAACGCCGCAGACGACGTCGAATCCGGGGTGGTGTACCTCACCGAAACCGGCCTCTCCGCGGAGATGGGCGACGACGGAAACGTCGGCCGTGGGAACCGTGTCAACGGCGTCATCACGCCGCACCGGCCGATGACCCTCGAGGCGTCGGCGGGAAAGAATCCAGTCTCCCACGTCGGCAAACTGTACAATCTCGTCGCCACGAACGCCGCAGAGCGCATCCACCGGGAACTCGGAGCCGAACACACCGAAGTGAAACTCCTCTCTCAGATCGGGCAACCGGTGACACGACCCCTGGCCGTGGACATCGACACGACGGTGCGCGACGACGACGAGGTGCGACACATCGTCACCGACGAACTCGAAGACGTGGAGTCGCTCACCCGCGATCTCGTAGACGGTGAGACGACGGTTTTCTGA